The stretch of DNA TTCCATATCGAACGAAATCGCCATTATAATGACCGCAATCTGCTACCATATCAAGCGAACGAATCGTTCATTTTATCGAACAGTGGGGAGTTTAATGACTCAGCCAATAGACACTATAGCCAGAAGCCTGGCACGGGAGCGCGGGCGCGCAGGGCTGTCGCTGGCGGAAGTGGCCCGCAGGGCCGGTATTGCAAAATCCACGCTCTCGCAGCTGGAAGCGGGAAACGGTAATCCTAGCCTGGAGACGCTATGGGCGCTGTGCGTGGCGCTGAATATTCCCTTTGCCACGCTGCTGGAGCCACAAAGCGCCAGAACGCAGATTATTCGCCGGGGAGAAGGCAGCCGCATTTCCGCCGAGCAGGCCAACTATGTGGCTATTTTACTGGCAAGCTGCCCGCCGGGCGTGCGTCGGGATATCTATCTGGTTGAAGCGCAGCCGGGCACACCGAGGCTTTCGGAGCCGCATCCGCCGGGCTCGGTGGAGCATATGATTGTGACGCAGGGGCGGGCGCTGGTCGGCCTGACCGAGTCGGCAGAAGAGCTGGCGGTTGGCGACTATATTTGTTACCCGGCGGACCAGCCGCATATTTTTCGCGCGCTGGAGCCGGACACGATGGCCATCATGGTGGCGGAGCAGAATTAACGCCGGACGCGGGCTGCCTCTTTAGGACAGCCCGTTTTCATTAATGGGCCACGGATTTGGAGAAGAGGTTAATCACCAGCACGCCAAGAATAATCAGCGCCAAGCCCGCCAGCGCAGGCCAGTCGAGCTTTTGCCCGAGGAAAAGCCAGCCAATCATGCCGATTAACACGATCCCCGCGCCGGACCAGATGGCGTAAATGATCCCGGTTGGGATAGTGCGCATGGTTATCGACAGCGCATAAAAAGCGACCGCATAGAACAGGACGGTGACGACGCTGGGCCACAGTCGGCTGAAACCATCGGAAAGTTTTAAAGCGGTGGTAGCAATCACTTCGGCAACGATTGCGAGAATAAGCCAGCTGTAGGTCATGTTCGGTTGTATCCAGTGGTGAACGGCGGTTGCGGAGCGCTATTTTGACCTGGCGCCGATTTTTTCGAAAGACAGGAAAACGAAAAGGTTTATAGATACTCCCGCTGTGTTTATGGGCTGTTTAATTTGTTAAATGTCGAGTGTTATGCTGGTTAAAAGGTTAAGTGCCAGTTTATTTATGGTTTAAATCATAAATAAATAAAATATTGCGCTTTATAGGAATATTCTGTTCGCCTATGATACCGGTAACATCGACGGTAGCGGCGGAAAGTGAGCGGCGCCATGAATGATAATTAACCCCTGGGGTGAGGCATGGATTGGTGGGTAGATTACTTCTCAGGCTATCTGTATGGCGTAAAAGTAATCGCGATTGGGTTGGCTATTTTGATGTTTATCAGTGGAATAGACGATCTGTTTATTGATGCTGTGTACTGGTTTCGTCGCGTCTGGCGCGCCTGTACCGTATACCGCCGTCACCCACATTTAGGTTACAAGGCGCTTTATCAGCCTGCGGAAAAGCCGCTTGCAATAATGGTGCCGGCCTGGAATGAAAACGGCGTAATAGGCAAAATGGTGAGTCTTGCGGCCGCCTCGATCGATTACGAAAACTATCATATTTTTATTGGCACCTATCCAAACGACCCGAATACCCAGCGCGACGTGGATGAGGTGTGTGCGCGTTATCCCAACGTGCATAAGGTGGTTTGCGCGCGCCCAGGCCCAACCAGCAAAGCTGACTGTCTGAATAACATCCTCGATGCTATTTTGCAGTTTGAACGCAGCGCCCGTTTTTCCTTCTCAGGCTTTATTCTGCACGATGCCGAAGACGTTATTTCACCGCTGGAGCTTCGGCTTTTCAACTATCTGGTTGGCCGTAAAGATCTGATTCAACTTCCTGTCTACCCGCTTGAGCGCGGCTGGACACACTTTACCAGCTTGAGCTATCTGGACGAGTTCTCCGAGCTGCACGGTAAAGATGTGCCGGTTCGTGAGGCGCTGGCGGGCCAGGTCCCCAGCGCAGGCGTGGGAACCTGTTTCAGCCGCAGGGCCGTGCTCGCGCTGCTGGCAGACGGGGACGGCATCGCCTTTGACGTGCAAAGCCTGACCGAGGAATACGACATCGGTTTTCGCCTGCGTCAAAAGGGCATGACCGAGATTTTCTGTCGCTTTCCGGTAGTGGACGGTGCAGAACTGTCCGGCAAACCGTTCGGCCAGCGTCGACGTACCTCTACCGTGCTTTCCGTGCGCAAATATTTTCCGGATACCTTTGGCGCGGCGGTACGGCAGAAGTCACGCTGGATAATCGGCATTGTTTTTCAGGGTTTCAAAACGCAACGCTGGAGTACGAGCCGGACGCTGAACTATTTCCTGTGGCGCGACAGAAAGGGCGGCATTGCCAACTTTCTTGCTTTTGGCGCCATGCTGGTAGCGATGCAACTCGGGGCGCTGTGGGTTTATCAGCATACCGTGGATGACGCCTGGCAGTTTATGTCGATATTCTGCTGCGACGAGTGGTTCACCGTGCTGCTGTGGGCCAACGTCTGCCTGTTAGCTAATCGCGTTGTGCAGAGGATTATTTTTGTCAGCGGGTATTACGGGCTGTGGCAGGGACTGATGTGCGTGCCGCGCCTGTTCTGGGGTTGTCTTATCAATTTTGCGGCTAACTGCCGGGCCATTCGGTTGGTGATTCAGCACGGCGATCCGCGCCGCGTGGCGTGGCATAAAACAACCCATGACTTCCCTCGCGTGGTCACCCGGAATGCAGCCCTGCGTCCGCTGGGCGAGATTCTGGTGGCGCGGGGAATGATTAGCCAGACGCAGCTTGATGAAGCCATCCAGCAGCGCATCCCAGGGCTAAAGCTCGGCGGCAGCCTGGTGAAGAGCGGCGTCATCAATACCCTGCAGCTTGCCGAGGCGCTGGCCGAACAGGCGGGAGTGCCGATGGTGCGCATGGACAGCCGTTGCCTCGATAAGCGACTTATTGCCGGGCTGCCTTCTGGGGTAGCCCGACACTACGCCGTGCTGCCGCTGCGCGAAGAGCCTGACAGGCTGGTGCTTGCTAGTGAGAGCCCTCTGGATCCCGTTTCACTGGCGGCGCTGGCGCGTAAGGCTGGACGGCCGGTGCGCTACGTTATCGTCCCGCGAGGTGAGGTTGTGGTTGGGCTCCGGCACTGGTACGGCGACCCGCAAAACAACGAGCAGTTTGCTTTGCTTTCCCGCGCGGCGGCGGCAGGAATGTTGACCCCGCAGCGGGCCGAAGCGCTGTGGCATGAATATGTTTCCGGGCAGATTCTGTTTGCTGAAGTGCTGATAACCGAAAGTTATCTGGATGACGCGGTGCTGAAAGCGGTGCTGCTGCGCCATGAGCGCAGTGAGATGCAGTTTGGAGAATTCCTGGTGCAGGAAGGCGTGGTCAGCCAGCGGGTGGTCGATCATGCACTGAAACAGCAAAAAAAGCTGCAGCCTTCGCTGAACAGGCTGATGCACAACGCCGGGCTGAGCAGTCTGCAGATC from Cedecea neteri encodes:
- a CDS encoding glycosyl transferase family protein; amino-acid sequence: MDWWVDYFSGYLYGVKVIAIGLAILMFISGIDDLFIDAVYWFRRVWRACTVYRRHPHLGYKALYQPAEKPLAIMVPAWNENGVIGKMVSLAAASIDYENYHIFIGTYPNDPNTQRDVDEVCARYPNVHKVVCARPGPTSKADCLNNILDAILQFERSARFSFSGFILHDAEDVISPLELRLFNYLVGRKDLIQLPVYPLERGWTHFTSLSYLDEFSELHGKDVPVREALAGQVPSAGVGTCFSRRAVLALLADGDGIAFDVQSLTEEYDIGFRLRQKGMTEIFCRFPVVDGAELSGKPFGQRRRTSTVLSVRKYFPDTFGAAVRQKSRWIIGIVFQGFKTQRWSTSRTLNYFLWRDRKGGIANFLAFGAMLVAMQLGALWVYQHTVDDAWQFMSIFCCDEWFTVLLWANVCLLANRVVQRIIFVSGYYGLWQGLMCVPRLFWGCLINFAANCRAIRLVIQHGDPRRVAWHKTTHDFPRVVTRNAALRPLGEILVARGMISQTQLDEAIQQRIPGLKLGGSLVKSGVINTLQLAEALAEQAGVPMVRMDSRCLDKRLIAGLPSGVARHYAVLPLREEPDRLVLASESPLDPVSLAALARKAGRPVRYVIVPRGEVVVGLRHWYGDPQNNEQFALLSRAAAAGMLTPQRAEALWHEYVSGQILFAEVLITESYLDDAVLKAVLLRHERSEMQFGEFLVQEGVVSQRVVDHALKQQKKLQPSLNRLMHNAGLSSLQISSLIGELT
- a CDS encoding SMR family transporter, encoding MTYSWLILAIVAEVIATTALKLSDGFSRLWPSVVTVLFYAVAFYALSITMRTIPTGIIYAIWSGAGIVLIGMIGWLFLGQKLDWPALAGLALIILGVLVINLFSKSVAH
- a CDS encoding helix-turn-helix domain-containing protein, which produces MTQPIDTIARSLARERGRAGLSLAEVARRAGIAKSTLSQLEAGNGNPSLETLWALCVALNIPFATLLEPQSARTQIIRRGEGSRISAEQANYVAILLASCPPGVRRDIYLVEAQPGTPRLSEPHPPGSVEHMIVTQGRALVGLTESAEELAVGDYICYPADQPHIFRALEPDTMAIMVAEQN